From Triticum urartu cultivar G1812 chromosome 2, Tu2.1, whole genome shotgun sequence, a single genomic window includes:
- the LOC125541608 gene encoding uncharacterized protein LOC125541608, whose product MVGIGHAPTIARSSLMVKSTPLDPGTLAPPLPFPRAAITLSSSVSFTRVRSLSASPSIPRPSTSLVHGSTSRRSDVVVFVRSGYQIEQETTTAQGSTSSTTFGHRDTIDRFVTVTAPQASSSSPLEPRPRDRCDPVIDYFTAEGPYLSIELPDDGSQEPDDASDDYYYPKGAYYYVKTTDG is encoded by the exons ATGGTGGGGATTGGCCACGCGCCGACCATCGCACGGTCCTCCCTGATGGTTAAGAGCACACCCCTCGACCCCGGAACCCTAGCACCCCCACTTCCTTTCCCTCGCGCCGCTATCACCCTCTCCTCCTCTGTCTCGTTCACCCGAGTGCGGTCTCTGAGCGCGTCGCCATCGATCCCGCGGCCGTCGACGTCTCTGGTGCACGGGAGCACATCCAGGAGGTCTGACGTGGTTGTCTTCGTCCGTTCTGGGTACCAGATCGAGCAGGAGACCACCACAGCACAAGGATCGACATCATCTACAACCTTCGGGCACCGCGACACCATCGACAGATTCGTCACCGTCACTGCACCCCAGGCCTCCTCGAGCTCGCCCCTGGAACCGCG accccgagaccgctgtgATCCAGTGATCGACTACTTCACTGCCGAGGGTCCGTATCTGTCTatagagcttccag atgatggatcacaggagccagacgacgcctctgatgactactactatcccaagggtgcctactactacgtgaagacaaCCGACGGCTAG